Within the Marixanthomonas sp. SCSIO 43207 genome, the region ATGAATGGCCTCGCTGTAAAAAACAAATTTATCTGCATCTACAGGTGCTGTTATTTCTGCAGTGTGTTGTAAAAGAAAGGTATATATTTTTAAAGCAGACTCATCACCAACACTGGTGGCTAATCGAGTTTTTACCTTTCCCAGTTCAGGATTTCTTGTAAAAATTAGTAATGCTTTTTTTGAAGTAGGAAAATGAAAATCTTTGGCCAAGTCTTCATCGCCGCCAACATTGTTTTTTGTAAATAAACCCATAGGTTTTAATTAAAAATTATAATTCCGTTGTGAAGCCATTTGCTCCAATTTTTTGAAAAACCGTGAATACTATCCGTTTTTTTCTCTTCTTTATCAACGATGGGATATTCTTTGTTTTTCCACTCAAAAATGCCTCCGTAGAGATTTTCTACATTGGTATATCCTTCTTTTTTAAGCTTTTCAGCGATTTTCTCTGAACGTATCCCCAAGGAGCAGTACACTACAATAGGCGTGTTTTTATCGCTTAGTATTTCTGAAATGTTT harbors:
- a CDS encoding rhodanese-like domain-containing protein; this translates as MKYVLYLFFFLVSFTSVAQRTLQDVLQQYNTRSIPYISVEELRMLQMNDSVVILDAREKEEFDVSHLKSAKFVGFSTFSEENISEILSDKNTPIVVYCSLGIRSEKIAEKLKKEGYTNVENLYGGIFEWKNKEYPIVDKEEKKTDSIHGFSKNWSKWLHNGIIIFN